A genome region from Labilibaculum antarcticum includes the following:
- a CDS encoding AraC family transcriptional regulator produces MQFNLESFLANTKDVFHLSRITLRSKSDIQMHTHDYAEIFWIEEGEGFHLINGDKIKISPGYLCTVRATDKHTFIAKTAKQGITISNLAFHQDTLEYLKNRYFLNTNLYFWSESQLPFSMRMDEEGLKLLRNKANQVITQSKNNIHLDQFLLFIFEIITPIGGNENSLIPYWMQASLEKYNSPLYFKQGVEGFLSLTNRSLDHCNRILKKGTGKTLTETLNLAKITYAARLLIMTDASIKAIVSDCGFNNMGYFYRVFKSQFNMSPKDYRVSNKKII; encoded by the coding sequence ATGCAATTTAATCTGGAATCATTTCTTGCCAACACGAAAGATGTTTTTCATTTGTCGCGAATTACTTTGCGCTCAAAGAGTGACATTCAGATGCATACCCATGACTATGCCGAGATTTTTTGGATTGAAGAAGGGGAAGGTTTCCATTTAATAAATGGAGATAAAATCAAAATTTCGCCGGGTTATTTATGCACTGTTCGAGCAACAGATAAGCATACTTTTATTGCAAAAACGGCGAAGCAAGGCATAACAATTTCCAATCTGGCATTTCATCAGGATACTTTGGAATATCTTAAAAACAGATATTTTTTAAATACGAATCTTTATTTTTGGAGTGAAAGTCAGCTCCCTTTTAGCATGCGAATGGATGAGGAAGGCTTGAAGTTACTTCGTAATAAGGCAAACCAGGTAATTACTCAATCGAAGAATAATATTCATCTGGATCAGTTTTTACTGTTCATTTTTGAGATTATCACTCCAATAGGGGGGAATGAGAATTCGCTTATTCCTTATTGGATGCAGGCTTCTCTGGAAAAATACAACTCCCCATTGTATTTCAAACAGGGAGTTGAAGGCTTTTTATCTTTGACGAATAGATCCTTGGATCATTGCAATCGTATTCTTAAAAAAGGTACTGGTAAAACATTAACAGAGACTTTAAATTTGGCCAAAATAACCTATGCCGCCAGATTGTTAATCATGACTGATGCATCCATTAAGGCAATCGTTTCGGATTGTGGATTCAACAATATGGGCTACTTTTATCGGGTCTTTAAATCGCAATTCAATATGTCTCCAAAGGATTACCGTGTCTCCAATAAGAAGATTATTTAA
- a CDS encoding peroxiredoxin family protein, translated as MKNLLITAILLISFTSYGQKEESSILIGQKAPMFKAMDQNGKTIKSSDILKNEQLILVFYRGQWCPLCNKHLSHLQDHIEDFKKAGARLVAISPEIPVSVEKTINKTKAEYSILHDVDYKIMKEYGVDFVLPPKMVEKYKEYGIDLTVSNGNDDQTLPVPATYVIGKDGIVKYVQYDPDYKNRSNAEEILKHL; from the coding sequence ATGAAGAATTTACTGATAACAGCAATATTACTGATCAGCTTTACAAGCTATGGTCAAAAGGAAGAAAGCAGTATTTTGATAGGCCAAAAGGCCCCCATGTTTAAAGCAATGGATCAAAACGGGAAAACAATAAAAAGTAGTGATATTTTAAAAAACGAGCAATTAATCCTTGTATTCTACCGCGGACAATGGTGTCCTTTGTGTAACAAGCACCTATCTCATTTACAAGATCATATTGAAGACTTTAAAAAAGCAGGAGCAAGACTGGTAGCTATTTCACCGGAAATTCCTGTGAGTGTTGAAAAAACGATAAATAAAACAAAAGCTGAATACTCCATTCTTCACGATGTGGATTATAAAATTATGAAAGAATACGGTGTTGACTTTGTTTTACCTCCAAAAATGGTTGAGAAATACAAAGAATACGGCATCGATCTTACTGTTTCTAATGGAAATGATGATCAAACACTTCCGGTGCCAGCGACATATGTAATTGGAAAAGACGGTATCGTAAAATATGTGCAATATGATCCGGATTATAAAAACCGATCGAATGCTGAGGAGATATTAAAGCATTTATAA
- a CDS encoding OsmC family protein, with product MKATTTWTEGFASTITDNRGHEIITDIPKEKEGTNTGASAFELLLMSYSGCVHTIFNMVAKKMRIEFTALEVDATGSQKDEAPTFTDVEIELRIDSEVSDEKIDKCLQQTLKTCPVGILFHQAGVNTTYKIEKFQKA from the coding sequence ATGAAAGCAACTACAACTTGGACAGAAGGTTTTGCCTCTACAATAACCGATAATCGAGGACACGAAATAATTACAGATATTCCGAAAGAAAAAGAAGGAACAAATACCGGAGCAAGTGCATTTGAATTACTTTTAATGAGTTACTCAGGATGCGTGCATACAATTTTCAATATGGTTGCAAAAAAAATGAGGATTGAATTTACGGCTCTTGAAGTAGATGCTACCGGATCTCAGAAAGATGAAGCTCCAACCTTTACCGACGTTGAGATTGAATTAAGAATTGACTCTGAAGTAAGTGATGAAAAAATCGACAAGTGCTTGCAACAAACTTTAAAAACCTGTCCTGTAGGTATTTTATTTCACCAAGCTGGCGTGAACACAACATACAAAATTGAAAAATTTCAAAAAGCATAA
- a CDS encoding putative signal transducing protein, translating to MSAKQNDLIVIYSGNPIDSEIIKDILTDNGIAVNVKNELMGTIAPWHVSAGGINPIELQIFARDKEEALRLINDFTKGNNPAT from the coding sequence ATGTCAGCAAAACAAAATGATTTGATCGTAATTTATTCGGGAAACCCGATAGATTCTGAGATAATAAAGGACATTCTTACAGATAATGGAATTGCTGTAAATGTAAAAAATGAGCTAATGGGAACCATTGCACCATGGCATGTTTCAGCAGGTGGTATTAATCCTATTGAACTTCAGATTTTCGCAAGAGACAAAGAGGAGGCTCTTCGTTTAATTAATGATTTTACCAAAGGCAATAATCCTGCAACATGA
- a CDS encoding M56 family metallopeptidase, with translation MEALFELLLRASVSIAVLFTLYWLQLRNSTHFKANRFFLLFSLIISLVIALIPIHYQVIVQASAKETFNEFIGVFNNNITNENTDINTSNGLSISSLLYLIYFIGSALVLIRILIQCRNPFLIMTSSTPKKIDNCLIHENEVYNSPFSFFNRIFINTEYFKQHEINDILTHEKVHIHERHWIDLFIIELLTVFFWFNPFIWFFERAIKQNHEYLADEGVLTRGHSLVRYQALLINQLMGTQVIGLANHFSSALGPTRFKMMTKEKTTKRKLFRMVWGIPVLAILLLAFAEPEYKQETVNTETEAFVSSEINADNIKISGKVVNEDGINMPGTSIILKGTSIGTVVDKDGTFELDIPKSEKMALVISYVGYKTIVEKINPAEKKVHFDFELQRGIVSIDSKSMNLDGDVPPPPPAPEFDKNSDKSVFVIVEDMPHYPGDHYGLSQYVKKKTAELKSKFGNKLSGKATVGFSINEKGEVTNIQILDKSNDVAAKAANSIASGMENWKPGTQRGKAVPVNFAMELEF, from the coding sequence ATGGAAGCATTGTTTGAACTATTACTCAGGGCATCGGTGAGTATCGCAGTTTTATTCACCTTGTATTGGTTGCAGTTGCGGAATTCAACTCATTTTAAAGCAAACCGTTTCTTTTTACTGTTTAGCCTTATAATCTCACTTGTTATTGCTCTTATACCTATACATTATCAGGTAATAGTGCAAGCATCTGCAAAAGAAACATTTAACGAATTCATTGGCGTTTTCAATAACAATATAACTAATGAAAATACAGACATCAACACAAGTAATGGGTTATCAATTTCGAGTCTTTTGTATCTGATTTACTTTATTGGATCGGCACTTGTACTAATCCGAATATTAATACAATGTCGAAACCCTTTTCTGATAATGACCTCATCGACTCCTAAGAAGATCGACAATTGTTTGATCCATGAGAATGAAGTTTACAATTCACCATTTTCGTTTTTCAATCGCATTTTTATCAATACTGAATATTTTAAACAGCACGAAATCAACGACATATTAACTCACGAAAAAGTGCACATTCACGAGCGTCATTGGATCGACCTGTTCATTATAGAGCTGTTAACAGTGTTTTTCTGGTTCAATCCATTTATATGGTTCTTTGAACGAGCAATTAAACAAAACCATGAATACCTGGCCGACGAAGGTGTATTAACCCGGGGCCATTCACTTGTCAGGTATCAGGCATTATTAATTAACCAGCTAATGGGCACTCAGGTAATTGGATTAGCCAATCACTTTAGTTCTGCCCTAGGCCCAACCCGATTTAAAATGATGACGAAAGAAAAAACAACGAAACGAAAATTGTTTCGAATGGTATGGGGAATTCCCGTACTCGCAATTCTACTTTTGGCTTTTGCAGAACCAGAATATAAACAAGAAACTGTAAATACCGAAACAGAAGCTTTTGTGAGCTCTGAAATCAATGCAGATAATATAAAAATTAGTGGCAAGGTGGTCAACGAAGATGGGATAAATATGCCCGGAACCTCCATTATTCTGAAAGGAACGAGTATTGGCACTGTTGTAGATAAGGATGGAACTTTTGAACTGGATATTCCCAAATCAGAAAAAATGGCTCTTGTAATTTCCTATGTCGGCTACAAAACCATTGTTGAGAAAATAAATCCCGCAGAAAAGAAAGTCCATTTCGATTTTGAATTACAGCGAGGCATAGTGAGTATCGACAGCAAATCTATGAATTTGGATGGTGATGTTCCTCCTCCACCACCAGCACCTGAATTTGACAAAAACTCTGACAAATCTGTTTTCGTAATTGTTGAAGATATGCCACACTATCCAGGCGACCATTATGGTTTAAGTCAGTATGTAAAAAAGAAAACAGCTGAACTTAAAAGTAAGTTTGGCAATAAATTAAGTGGCAAAGCTACCGTTGGTTTTAGTATAAATGAAAAAGGGGAAGTAACCAATATTCAGATACTAGATAAAAGTAATGATGTAGCGGCCAAAGCTGCAAACAGTATTGCTTCTGGTATGGAGAACTGGAAACCCGGCACTCAGAGAGGTAAAGCCGTTCCTGTTAATTTTGCAATGGAATTAGAATTTTAG
- a CDS encoding 4Fe-4S cluster-binding domain-containing protein → MKRITQIQIMSIHDGSGMETTIFTKGCNMRCAWFHNLETWEASL, encoded by the coding sequence ATGAAAAGAATAACACAAATACAAATCATGTCCATTCATGATGGATCAGGAATGGAGACAACCATTTTTACTAAAGGTTGTAATATGCGTTGTGCTTGGTTTCATAATCTGGAGACTTGGGAGGCAAGTCTTTAA
- a CDS encoding glycoside hydrolase family 47 protein, which translates to MKKLSYFLLILVIATVACQPKVEKKKEVKISSVAQEVKDEFVRSWDAYKKYAWGHDVLLPLSKSHQDWYKESLHISPIDAYSTMKVMGLDEQAKEIENYLIDSISWDKDLFVKTFEVNIRIMGGLLAMYEYNPDPRILEKAEDFGKRMLKAFDSPTGIPYYWVNLKTGATKGAKINLAEAASYMFELGILSYYTGNQVYYQTAKKANLAIWERRSDLNLVGDLINVETGEWLNDDSHICAGADSYYEYLYKSMSLFGDKDSQKMWDESIAAINLHVAEETDSTLWYGRVNMNTGVRDCIDTNSGRQFSSIVTLYDAFFPSILALDGDVRRAEKTQDTWNGLWNKYGLEPMIYDYKQGEPTYPVYDLNPEIIESAYYLYHITGKQKYYDRVDTYWSDIKKYCRTDIAFSSIEDVRTMEKKDYMPTFFFAETMKYLYLTFTEETGEFNLDDYVFNTEAHPFAKKSFDPEKVKVNLGLE; encoded by the coding sequence ATGAAGAAACTAAGTTATTTTTTGCTGATACTCGTTATTGCAACAGTAGCCTGCCAACCAAAGGTAGAGAAGAAAAAAGAAGTGAAGATTAGTTCCGTTGCTCAAGAAGTAAAGGACGAGTTTGTGAGATCTTGGGATGCTTATAAAAAATATGCATGGGGACATGATGTGTTGCTTCCATTGTCAAAATCACATCAGGATTGGTACAAAGAATCATTACACATTTCACCAATTGATGCTTACAGCACCATGAAAGTAATGGGATTGGATGAGCAGGCCAAAGAGATTGAGAATTATTTGATTGACAGCATTAGCTGGGATAAGGATTTGTTTGTGAAAACTTTCGAAGTAAACATCCGAATTATGGGAGGCCTATTGGCGATGTATGAATACAATCCTGATCCTAGAATCTTGGAAAAGGCAGAAGATTTTGGAAAAAGAATGTTGAAGGCTTTTGATTCTCCAACGGGAATACCATATTATTGGGTGAATTTGAAAACAGGTGCAACAAAAGGAGCTAAAATTAATTTAGCCGAAGCCGCTTCCTATATGTTCGAATTGGGAATCCTGAGTTATTACACAGGAAATCAAGTTTATTATCAGACAGCAAAAAAGGCTAATCTTGCTATTTGGGAACGCAGATCTGATTTAAATTTAGTTGGAGATTTGATTAATGTTGAAACTGGTGAATGGTTGAACGATGACTCGCACATTTGCGCAGGTGCCGATTCTTATTACGAGTATTTATATAAAAGCATGTCGTTATTTGGCGATAAGGATTCCCAGAAAATGTGGGACGAAAGTATTGCTGCAATCAACTTGCATGTGGCTGAAGAAACAGACTCAACACTTTGGTATGGTCGTGTAAATATGAATACAGGTGTTCGTGATTGTATTGATACGAACAGTGGCAGACAATTCTCGAGTATTGTGACTTTGTACGATGCATTTTTCCCATCAATACTGGCTTTAGATGGAGATGTAAGAAGAGCTGAGAAAACGCAGGATACATGGAACGGTTTATGGAATAAATATGGTTTGGAACCAATGATTTATGACTATAAGCAAGGCGAGCCAACTTATCCGGTTTACGACTTAAATCCAGAAATTATTGAATCGGCGTATTACTTGTATCACATTACAGGTAAGCAGAAGTATTACGATCGGGTTGATACCTACTGGTCTGACATCAAAAAATATTGCAGAACAGATATTGCATTTTCTTCAATTGAAGATGTAAGAACTATGGAAAAGAAAGATTACATGCCAACTTTCTTTTTTGCTGAAACTATGAAGTATTTGTATCTGACTTTTACCGAAGAAACAGGAGAATTCAATCTGGATGATTATGTCTTTAATACCGAGGCTCATCCGTTTGCGAAAAAATCATTCGATCCTGAAAAGGTGAAGGTGAATCTTGGATTGGAATAA
- a CDS encoding GNAT family N-acetyltransferase, with protein MIDIKRTNSDSKDFIDLVRLLDADLVIRDGEDYAFYSQFNKLDQIKYVVLAYDDKEPVGCGAIKEYEPKVMEIKRMFVLPECRGKGVASKVLQELEKWANELSFEKCILETGVKQPEAIGLYKKNNYHFIPNYGQYTGVKESVCFDKKITS; from the coding sequence ATGATAGATATTAAACGAACAAACTCCGATAGTAAAGATTTTATTGATCTTGTTAGATTACTTGATGCAGATTTGGTAATTCGCGATGGAGAAGATTATGCTTTTTATTCTCAATTCAATAAATTAGATCAAATTAAGTATGTGGTTTTGGCTTATGACGATAAAGAACCAGTGGGTTGCGGTGCCATAAAGGAATATGAGCCAAAGGTTATGGAAATAAAGCGAATGTTTGTATTGCCAGAGTGCAGAGGAAAGGGAGTTGCATCAAAAGTTTTACAGGAATTGGAAAAATGGGCCAATGAACTGTCTTTTGAAAAATGTATTTTAGAAACAGGAGTGAAACAACCCGAGGCAATTGGACTCTACAAAAAAAACAACTACCATTTTATTCCTAACTACGGACAATATACTGGCGTGAAGGAAAGTGTTTGTTTTGATAAAAAAATTACGAGCTAA
- a CDS encoding SRPBCC family protein, giving the protein MSDRSQAIFVQQSFNKTREQVWNAITDLTQMQQWFFENIPDFIPEVGFETRFNVDAGERQFMHLWKITEVVPLEKIVYDWRYENISGVGTLSFKLLQEGEQILLRLTNKGMDSFPKDIPEFSRESCKGGWQYFINQRLNEFIES; this is encoded by the coding sequence ATGAGCGACAGAAGCCAAGCAATTTTCGTCCAGCAAAGTTTTAACAAGACAAGAGAACAAGTTTGGAATGCCATTACAGATTTGACGCAAATGCAACAATGGTTCTTCGAAAACATTCCCGATTTTATTCCCGAAGTTGGTTTCGAAACCAGGTTTAATGTAGATGCAGGAGAAAGACAATTTATGCACCTATGGAAAATTACAGAAGTTGTTCCTTTAGAAAAAATTGTTTACGATTGGAGATATGAAAATATAAGTGGGGTTGGTACCCTTAGTTTTAAATTGTTGCAGGAGGGAGAACAAATTCTTCTTCGTTTAACAAACAAAGGAATGGATTCATTCCCAAAGGATATACCTGAATTTTCTAGAGAGTCATGCAAAGGTGGCTGGCAATATTTTATTAACCAGAGATTAAACGAGTTTATAGAGAGCTAA
- a CDS encoding BlaI/MecI/CopY family transcriptional regulator, translating to MNIKSLTKAEEQIMQIIWKLREAVVKDVVEQFEKPKPAYTTVATVLSVLEKKGFVSNRKIGNTKLFTPAISKAEYTKFQFSSLLGNYFGGSFPKMASFFAKENDLDISDLENILKQAEEEMKKDQQKEN from the coding sequence ATGAATATAAAATCATTGACAAAAGCCGAAGAACAAATCATGCAAATCATCTGGAAATTGCGTGAAGCTGTTGTTAAAGATGTAGTAGAACAATTTGAAAAACCGAAACCAGCCTATACAACTGTTGCTACGGTATTAAGTGTTTTGGAAAAGAAAGGTTTTGTATCTAACCGAAAAATTGGCAATACGAAACTGTTCACACCTGCAATAAGTAAAGCAGAATACACTAAATTTCAGTTTAGCTCATTACTTGGTAATTATTTTGGTGGATCGTTCCCAAAAATGGCCAGCTTTTTTGCTAAAGAAAACGATTTAGACATTTCCGATCTGGAGAACATACTGAAACAGGCCGAGGAAGAGATGAAAAAAGATCAACAAAAAGAAAACTAA
- a CDS encoding ATP-binding cassette domain-containing protein: MNESVLNAVMQLFAIIVDEQQIGFEGVARNVVSKYLEKRFNKEWLHKYLDNFDRYLSESHYIKGNKDTIKNKHKQVADVCSKLVEEVEQEQKVWIMLQLLEFIDDSEFTGPAEIDFVKTVSKAFKVPKDEFEYSLQFILGTEYTIPFNPYLLIIDANESFEHEVVKHILRPRLRGRLFILHLESTNTFLMKYFGEYNLFLNGHNIKLDRAYILPYGSVIRSHRIDPIYYSQIVSVFIERKNHSDIRFVAKNIEFKFPGSNNGVFPVNFHVESGQLIGIMGGSGTGKSTLLNVLNGNLPLNQGDIFINGYNLHKDKEELEGVIGYVPQDDLLVEELTVYQNLYFNAKLCFDNLDDETIENIIDDTIENFDLVEARDLKVGDPINKVLSGGQRKRLNIALELMREPSVLFVDEPTSGLSSMDSEKVMLLLKRQVLKGKLVMCNIHQPSSDIFKLLDKLIIMDQGGKVIYFGNPIDAVVYFKTQSLYVKADESECLTCGNVNSEQILRIVESRMMNEYGKQIRKRKRGSDEWYELYKENIESKNPVKEPKRKRLIPINHFSIPKRAEQLKIYLARDVKAKISNKQYILITLLEAPILAVILGYFTKYISGSDGDANAYVFSNNENIPSFIFMAVVVSLFLGLIISAEEILHDRRIMKRESFLNLSRFSYLNSKVIVMLVISAIQTLLFVLIANTILEIKGLTLEYWLVLYTASACANMIGLNLSAALNTVVAVYVSIPFILVPQLLFSGVIVNFTKLHPAITSQKHVPFVGDLMTSRWAYEALIVEQFRNNDFETQFFELEQKMSEASFRSSFYIPEIKQRYQNWLRTGDDKQLILLQNEFQKITDLYSLPEGLEFTKNGLTNSSVELLQWIEKIKQNGWLDYKKESDKRDQVYTNLLAQYGGKKELFDYKQKHHNEAIEQIVLNRREANKIVAFKGELIQLKDPIFQIPQDKLGRAQLFASQKRIGNYLIDTFWFNVVIVWLTSLFFYGTLYFDVLRRFILMIEILWIKLLPEGHIRIKRKRQS, encoded by the coding sequence ATGAATGAGTCAGTACTAAATGCTGTAATGCAACTTTTCGCGATTATTGTTGATGAGCAACAGATTGGTTTTGAGGGCGTTGCCCGTAATGTCGTTTCTAAGTACTTAGAGAAGAGATTTAATAAAGAATGGCTTCATAAATATCTGGATAATTTCGACCGTTATTTAAGTGAATCCCATTACATTAAAGGAAATAAGGATACAATTAAAAATAAGCACAAGCAGGTTGCGGATGTTTGCTCAAAATTGGTTGAGGAGGTGGAGCAGGAACAGAAAGTATGGATAATGCTCCAATTGCTTGAATTTATTGATGATTCAGAATTTACGGGTCCTGCAGAAATCGATTTTGTAAAGACCGTTTCGAAAGCATTTAAAGTCCCAAAAGATGAATTTGAATACAGTCTTCAGTTTATTTTGGGAACCGAATATACAATCCCTTTTAATCCGTATTTATTGATTATTGATGCTAATGAATCCTTTGAACATGAGGTCGTAAAGCATATTCTTAGGCCAAGATTGCGAGGTCGTTTATTTATCCTTCATTTGGAGAGTACCAATACTTTCCTGATGAAATATTTTGGAGAGTACAATCTTTTTCTAAACGGGCACAACATTAAATTGGATCGTGCCTACATCTTGCCGTACGGATCAGTGATTCGAAGTCATAGAATTGACCCAATATATTATTCCCAGATTGTGTCGGTATTTATTGAAAGGAAAAATCATTCGGATATTCGTTTTGTAGCTAAAAATATTGAATTCAAGTTCCCGGGTTCTAATAATGGCGTTTTTCCAGTTAATTTTCATGTCGAGTCGGGACAACTGATTGGAATTATGGGCGGTAGCGGGACTGGTAAATCGACCTTGCTAAATGTTCTAAATGGGAATTTGCCTCTTAATCAGGGCGATATTTTTATTAATGGATATAATCTCCATAAAGATAAAGAAGAACTTGAGGGAGTTATCGGTTACGTTCCTCAGGATGATTTACTGGTTGAGGAATTAACCGTATATCAGAATTTGTATTTTAATGCCAAGCTTTGTTTCGATAATTTAGATGATGAAACAATTGAGAATATCATAGATGATACCATTGAAAATTTTGATTTGGTTGAAGCAAGAGATTTAAAGGTTGGAGATCCGATTAATAAAGTATTGAGTGGCGGACAAAGAAAGCGTTTAAATATCGCACTGGAATTGATGCGGGAACCTTCAGTTTTGTTTGTGGATGAGCCCACCTCGGGATTATCAAGTATGGATTCGGAGAAAGTGATGTTGTTGCTGAAAAGGCAGGTTTTAAAGGGGAAATTGGTGATGTGTAACATTCATCAGCCATCATCAGATATTTTTAAGCTATTGGACAAGTTGATCATTATGGATCAGGGTGGGAAAGTAATCTATTTTGGAAATCCGATTGATGCAGTCGTTTATTTTAAAACGCAGAGTCTATATGTTAAAGCTGATGAAAGCGAATGCTTGACTTGTGGTAATGTGAATTCGGAGCAGATTCTTAGAATCGTGGAAAGCCGAATGATGAATGAATACGGTAAACAAATTCGTAAAAGGAAAAGAGGTTCCGATGAATGGTATGAACTGTACAAAGAGAATATTGAATCGAAAAATCCGGTTAAGGAACCAAAGCGGAAAAGATTGATTCCAATAAATCATTTCAGTATTCCTAAACGAGCGGAGCAGTTGAAAATATATTTAGCGCGTGATGTAAAGGCTAAAATTAGTAATAAACAATACATTCTTATTACACTGCTGGAGGCTCCTATCTTAGCCGTGATATTGGGATATTTCACCAAATATATCAGTGGCTCGGATGGCGATGCAAATGCTTATGTATTTTCGAATAATGAGAATATCCCCTCCTTTATTTTTATGGCAGTTGTGGTTTCTCTTTTCTTAGGCTTAATTATTTCGGCAGAAGAAATCCTTCACGATCGGAGAATTATGAAGAGGGAGTCGTTTTTGAATTTAAGCCGGTTTAGCTACTTAAACTCTAAGGTGATCGTTATGCTGGTAATATCAGCAATTCAAACATTACTGTTTGTGTTAATCGCTAATACTATTCTTGAAATTAAAGGATTGACTTTAGAATATTGGTTGGTTTTATACACAGCATCAGCCTGCGCGAACATGATTGGTTTAAATTTGTCGGCAGCTTTGAATACTGTCGTGGCGGTTTATGTATCCATTCCTTTTATTTTGGTGCCACAACTATTGTTTTCTGGGGTAATCGTTAATTTTACCAAACTACATCCGGCCATAACCTCCCAAAAACATGTTCCGTTTGTAGGCGATTTAATGACTTCGCGTTGGGCTTATGAGGCTTTGATCGTTGAACAGTTCAGAAATAATGATTTTGAAACTCAATTTTTTGAGCTTGAACAAAAAATGAGTGAGGCTTCTTTTCGCTCATCATTCTATATTCCGGAAATAAAGCAACGGTACCAAAATTGGTTGCGAACGGGGGATGATAAACAACTCATACTATTACAGAATGAATTCCAAAAAATAACCGATTTGTACTCATTGCCTGAGGGGCTGGAGTTTACCAAAAACGGTTTGACCAACTCTTCGGTAGAACTGCTTCAATGGATTGAGAAAATAAAACAAAATGGATGGCTGGATTATAAAAAGGAATCAGATAAAAGAGATCAAGTTTATACAAACTTGTTGGCACAATACGGAGGTAAAAAGGAATTGTTTGATTACAAACAAAAACACCATAATGAGGCAATTGAACAGATTGTTTTGAATCGTAGAGAGGCAAATAAGATTGTTGCATTTAAAGGTGAATTGATTCAGTTAAAAGATCCTATATTTCAAATTCCACAAGACAAATTGGGCCGAGCTCAATTATTTGCATCGCAGAAACGAATAGGAAATTACCTTATTGATACTTTTTGGTTCAATGTTGTTATTGTATGGTTAACCAGCTTGTTTTTTTACGGTACACTTTATTTCGATGTATTAAGACGATTTATACTTATGATCGAAATATTATGGATCAAATTACTCCCTGAAGGTCACATTCGAATTAAGAGGAAGCGTCAATCGTAG